Below is a genomic region from Ailuropoda melanoleuca isolate Jingjing chromosome 8, ASM200744v2, whole genome shotgun sequence.
CCCTCCCCTTGCACGCTGAACTAGGAAATTCCCCATACTCTGGAAAAGTAAGAGAAAGTCCAGACCTTTTCAGAAGTGCTAGCTTCAACTCTCAACGTCTTCTGTAAGACACTGATCCTCCTAAGAGTGAAAACAGCCTGGGACTGAGATTAACTgtgtaaaagaaataaactccTGTCTACTGCCGTGGGCAGAACAAGATGTCAGGATGATGAATCAAAACAAACacacttcaggggtgcctgggtggctcaggtgcttaagcatctgcctttggctcaggtcatgatctcggggtcctgggatcaagtccgtgttgggctccctgctgggggggggagtctgcttctccttttccctctgctcctccccccttctcgtgctctctctctctcaaataaataaataaataaatgtcttaaacCAAATGCACTTGGAAATATACCTGAAATGTACCTACACCAGCCCAAAAGCATATGCATTAGAAGCTCTCTACCCTAGAGGTATCACCCAGTGCCTAGCTCAGCCAATACAACCGAATATAACATTCTGCTATCTTTAAAAATCGTCTGCGTAGCTCAAAGCatggtttttgtttaaattcacaCATCAAACTGTATCTAAGTTACACAGATCTCACCAATATTGCGCTGTGCTGACTTGACCACCTGGGCTAGGTGGCTCTTCACCCAGGACCCCGCCCAAGCACAGCCCCGGGGGGTTTCGCAGCCCAGTCATAGAATCACAAGGCTCATTTTCCTGGCCTATGAGTAAAGTCAAGGTAATACCATGACCTTGTCAGTCTTCCTCCGCCCAAAGGTATCACAGCATTAAGTGTTTCTCCTGATCAGACAAAAGTTACACTCAGCGGCTCTGTTCATTATCTTCAGGGATTCATCAGGGAGTTTCTGGTAACACTCCTGAATACTGTCTCCCCGAGAAGCGAGCGGTGACCTGCCAGCAAGGTAccttaaataccattttttaagaTGTACGTGGAAGTAGCAAGCGAAGTGACTGGATTCACTGTCCGAGCTACGGAGTGCATGACCAGTGCCCAGCCACCTCCCCAGCAAACACCTGGAGAGGATCTTAAGCTGTGACTGCGCCAGGGCCCTGATGGGAGTCCTCGTGACTCAGTAGAAAGTAAGAACAACAGGGGTGTGCAAACGAGTTGAAGGAAAATCTCAGAATGAGACTTACCACTCTGGGCTTCTGCTGGTCCAGGGTGTGCAGGAAGGCGGAGTTGGGGTCCAAGCAGCGCTCAGGGTCACTGGAGATGTCCTCCTCCGAGTCTTCATAGGAGGAGGAGAAGCCCGTGGAGGAGGCCGATGAAGAAGACAGTTTCCTCAGGGGCAGGCTACCCCGAGGGCTTCCCTGTGCCTCCTCCAAGGTCCCGTCTTCCTGGGCACCCATGTCTGTGATGATGACCGCCGGTAtactgctggggctgcaggcctCTCTTGGGGAAGGCTTGTCCTTCTGATCTGGGGAGAGCAGctccaggctggggtgggaggctCTGTCCTGCCGGGGGCTTCCCAAAGTGCCTTCCGACTGTACCCCTGTGCCACACGTCCAGGCCAGTTGGGCTGCCTCCATGGGGCCCAGCCAAGCCCTGGAGCTCCCAGGCTGCACCTCCAGCCTGTCCCCAGGGAGGCAAGGAGGTTCTTTCAGATCTTTCGAGGCTTCCCAGGAGGGCAAAAGCTCCAGCATTCTGCCAGAGGGAATTCCTGCTTCCACCTCCCGGCTCCCTGGCTGTGCGGAGCAGCTGCCCCCAAGCAAGCCCCGCGTCGACTTGGGAGACCCTTCATCCACTCCCCTGGAGCGCTGCAGAAGCTCCCCGACCACTGGGACCCCACACTGGGTCACCTTGAGGCCTACTGAGCCCAGGTCTGGGGGTGGCTTGACCCTGCTCAGAGCCTCAGAACATTCCGAGCTTTGCACATTCACAGTCTTGTCTTCTGGTCTTCTGGCTCCAGGCGCCCAGGGGCCCCGCTCGCCATCCAGCAGATCTCCTTTCCCCACCTTCCCTGGGGGCTCTCCGCTGCTGGGCCTGCCCCTCTCTGGGGCCGGGCTTGTCTCGATGCCCAGAGGCTGCCCCTGGCTCTGCACCAGGGACTCCTGGGGGTGCACACTCCCTAGCTCTCGGGCCTGCTCAGGCTGCTCAATGAGGCCAGTGTCGTGCGGATGGTGTGGCCCACTGGATGTGGCTCTCGCTGTCCCCTCTGCTGCCATCCCTAAGTTCACATGGACCAGCCCCAATGGGGGAGCTTGGCAGCTGCGTGTTCCCAAAAGTGGAGAGACCCTCTTGTCAATTTCCAAAGTTCTGGGTGAGCCACAGTGGGGTCTGGCCGGGGTCCCCTTCTCCATTCTTGCAGAAGCTGCTGTGCTCTGAGCCCCTGGTCCTGACCGGGCGGCCGGGCTGGGGAAAGGTGCCACCCCCTCGTCGCCCTCTGAGAGGCACAGGCCCAGcgcccttcctctcccaccgGAGGAGCCGGTCTCTGCAGTCTCTGGACATTGCTCCCCCCACGACTTTGTCCTCCGTTCCTCGCTCTGAGCCAGGGCCCTCCCTGGGGGCTGACTGCTGCTgcggagggggcagggagagggcgaGCGAGCCCTGCCCAGACGCGGGCTGCGGGGCGCTTGGACCGCGGAGCTCTGCGCCTGGATGTGCGCCTCGAACATGCCCACTTTCTGGTTCACCTGCACATTCTGCAACTCGCGCTGCAGGATTCGCAGCTTCCTCTGGGCCTCCTCCGGCCCCGGAGGGGAGAGGGAACCGGCGGTCACCACCTGCTGCCCGTCCCCTCGCGGACGGCCCGCCCAACTCGGGCTGCCCACGCTGCTGCCGCTGCCACTGCTCAGCCTGCGCCGGCCGCTCCGCCAGCCCCCGGGGCTCCCGGGCTCCTCGGGTGACAACGACTCGGCgggggggaagaggaaagaggcgCCTCTCCCGGGGCTGAAAACGCTGCCGGGGCTCAGCACGGCCCTCCCCGGCGGCGGGGGCGTCTCGCTGCTGCTGGGCCGGGGGCCGCCGCTCTTCACCTGCTCGGCGCTATTCATGATCACCAGGCTGTTGAGTGCATAGCAGTACACAGCCATAGTACTGGGTCCGCCGCGCTGCCCGCCGCCGCGGCTCCTGAGCGGGCTCCGCCGCCGGCGCCTCCTCCTCTCTCGGCTCCCGGCTCAGCCCCGGAGGCCCGGCGGCCGCGGCTGGGCGCGCCGAGgcggagtgggggtggggacggcCGGCCCCCCGGAAGCCCGGTCTGTTGGGGGTCCGGTGCCATTGGACGTCTCAGCCACCGGGAGTGCGCGGCTCGGCGCGGACACGAGCCCGGCTGTGGGTGTGCGTTTCCCGAGTGctctcccaccccacaccccagggTGTGATGCGCTTGGAGGTCCCTGCAAAGTCCACATTCTAAGATTCCTCCCCAGGCCACGCGGACGGGAGGGGGCCCACGTACGGCCACTTGGTTCGTAAGTGTGCTGCGTGCGGGCGCAGCTGACTCGGATCTCTCCGAGGGTGCGGACACCCCATCCACCGTCTGCGGGTCTCCTCGGGCCGGGCAAACCCTGCTCTAAGCCGGAGGAAGGGAAGCCCGCCCCTGGGCCGCAGCATCTGCCGCTCCaccctctctggcctcagggaCCCACTCGGCGGGAACACGAGCGGGACCTGCTTCCCCAGCCGCTACCTGCGCCGGGACGCCTGCGCGGCGGCCGTTTACCTCCCCGACCCCGGGCTCGGGGCTGGGTCCCTCGGCCTACGAAAAAGGCCTGGGCGCGCGGCGGGGCCGCTGCCGAGGCATTTTTCAGCACTGGTCTTGTCGCCTGTCCCCAAACAAGTATGTTTTGTGAGTGTGGGCGCGCCTGCGCGCGCCCGGGGCCGAGGCGCTGCACGTCCCCTGTACCGGAACCAATACTCGCCGCCCCCTGTCGTCGCCCCCCGCggaggcgtgtgtgtgtgtgtgtgtgtgtgtacgcgcgcgCACAGGGAGTCAGCCCTCTGCACGCCCCTATGCCCGAGGACGCGGCTGCCCCTGCGGTTCCGGGACTCGCGCCCACTCGGAGGCACCCGGGAGCCCGCGCGGCTGCAGCCGGGCTCCGCGCTCCGAACGCCGGGCGGCGCGGCCGAGGGCCGGGCTTGTACGCATCCTGGGCAGCCTCGCCCGGCGCCACCCCAGCGGCTCGGCAGCCCGAGCCGGGGACGCCCGAAGCGCGCGGGGAAGGCGGCGGGGGCCGGCGGCCCGGAAGGCGAGCCGGAGGGAAGCCCCGAACCcgtccttcctcccctccccgcgCCCCGGCTCCCGCCACCCTCCCGGCTCACACCCTGTCCGCGTCCCCGCCGCCCACCTCTGCGCCTTTCCAGAACCCGGAACGCCCAGGTTGGCtccggggcaggggaggggagggagggctcgGAGGCGAGAGCCTTGAAAAAGCCGCCAAACTTACCTGCAATTTCCCAGCTGCCCGGGCCCGTGCAGGCTATATAGCCCAGGGACGCAGACCCCGTAGGAACAAGATGGCTTGAAAAGTGAAAAAGCTCAGCGAGCTATGGAAGACAAAAAAGGGGAGCGCGCAAGCTTGGGGAGAGCTCCCGGGCTGGGGCCGGCGATCGCGCGGAGGCTCCGCCGGGCCGGCCCCGCACGCCCTTNCAGCGGaacaagtttcttttcttcttcttcttttttttttttttttctattgcttggCAAGACCGAGGGAgggaaacacttaaaaaaaaaaaaagtttccattgttagctaacaacaaaaaaaaaagccttttaactTCTGCGGGTTAAAGATATACGATCCATTTTCCACCCCTCCGCCGAGCCTTGCTGATGTcttgcttatttttgaaaaatgtttttaataaacttttgagTGTGCATTTAAGCAAAGCAAATCGTGGGGACCTTTTTAGCATTTAAGCCTAGCTCAAATCCTATGTCAACGGTGTGGTGTGTGTTCTAGTACACAAATACGCAAATTAGAAGAAGGGAGTTTGAGGGCTCCTCCTTGCAAAGCTGCAGATCTTAAATGCATCGCATAGTATTTTGGAAGATTGTTGGGCTGTGAGCTGTTGATGGTTTTGCAGGGCAATTCCTAGTTGTATAAACATGCCTGGACCTTGCATGCTTATCTGTTACTAAACGGGCACAGCAAACGTGACATTGGCATAGTTTGCACTTCATGctcagatattttaagaaaaaggattGTCCTGAGACTAAGAAAGCCTGAGACCCTTTGCTCAGTCTCTTGTAGCTGGATCATTTTCAAGAGACTTTTCCCCCCACCATcagcaaaaaaagggggggggcaggtaCCTCAGTCAATAGTCTCCGGCAGCATAGCCTACCCCATGTGAGCTGTGGTGTCACCAGGATGTTTTTCGTAATTCCCTAAATCCTAAACTGCAGCGTTTAGTAGAAAGAGTGAAAACACAGGTGCCAGGCTCAGGAGATTTAAAAACCTAAAGCCTGAATCGGTCCTTATATTTCTATTAGCCAAAATTTAGATGGaaattttgactttgtttttagCAAATGCATCTCTTGCTTGTTTATGGAACAATACTGTTCCAGTGAGCAAAACAGCCTGCTACTCAATCAGGGAAGACTCATGTCCAATCTGAAACCAAGAGATCTTTTAGCTAAGAATTTCTGGGAATCAGACACTTTGAgtcctttctacttttcttccaAATATGCCATGAAAGGATTGAGCCTAGTTACTCTCCCACCCACCGTGAGGCTGAATGAAAGGGGCCTAGGCTTTATTCAGGTGTTGACTTGGGATCTGGGCAGTTGCTAAGGCAGAGATGCCAGGCCTGTCCTTGACCTGAATTTGGTTCCCCAGTGGCAAGAAAGAGGAGTTGCCAGTTCCCAGGAGACCCATTCTATGGACTTCGTTTCTGACTGTTCTAGAAGCAAACACCCATGTCAGATGTCATGGTGGAAGCGACTGGAGGACCTAGCAATGCATACAGT
It encodes:
- the ITPKB gene encoding inositol-trisphosphate 3-kinase B — encoded protein: MAVYCYALNSLVIMNSAEQVKSGGPRPSSSETPPPPGRAVLSPGSVFSPGRGASFLFPPAESLSPEEPGSPGGWRSGRRRLSSGSGSSVGSPSWAGRPRGDGQQVVTAGSLSPPGPEEAQRKLRILQRELQNVQVNQKVGMFEAHIQAQSSAVQAPRSPRLGRARSPSPCPLRSSSQPPGRALAQSEERRTKSWGEQCPETAETGSSGGRGRALGLCLSEGDEGVAPFPSPAARSGPGAQSTAASARMEKGTPARPHCGSPRTLEIDKRVSPLLGTRSCQAPPLGLVHVNLGMAAEGTARATSSGPHHPHDTGLIEQPEQARELGSVHPQESLVQSQGQPLGIETSPAPERGRPSSGEPPGKVGKGDLLDGERGPWAPGARRPEDKTVNVQSSECSEALSRVKPPPDLGSVGLKVTQCGVPVVGELLQRSRGVDEGSPKSTRGLLGGSCSAQPGSREVEAGIPSGRMLELLPSWEASKDLKEPPCLPGDRLEVQPGSSRAWLGPMEAAQLAWTCGTGVQSEGTLGSPRQDRASHPSLELLSPDQKDKPSPREACSPSSIPAVIITDMGAQEDGTLEEAQGSPRGSLPLRKLSSSSASSTGFSSSYEDSEEDISSDPERCLDPNSAFLHTLDQQKPRVSKSWRKIKNMVHWSPFVMSFKKKYPWIQLAGHAGSFKAAANGRILKKHCESEQRCLDRLMADVLKPFVPAYHGDVVKDGERYNQMDDLLAAFDSPCVMDCKMGVRTYLEEELTKARKKPSLRKDMYQKMIEVDPDAPTEEEKAQRAVTKPRYMQWRETISSTATLGFRIEGIKKEDGSVNRDFKKTKTREQVTEAFREFTKGKRNILIAYRDRLKDIRATLEVSPFFKCHEVIGSSLLFIHDQKEQAKVWMIDFGKTTPLPEGQTLQHNVPWQEGNREDGYLSGLNNLIDILTEMCQDAPLA